From one Humulus lupulus chromosome 8, drHumLupu1.1, whole genome shotgun sequence genomic stretch:
- the LOC133795907 gene encoding secreted RxLR effector protein 161-like: MYRSTIGALKYLTLSRPDIAFSVKKLSQFLQAPTQNQWKACERILRYLVGTIGEGIWFTPALSTTIESLSDSDWASSLDDRKSTTGYCVYFGGNLFSLSSRKHKSVARSSTVAEYRALAQACTEVVWLQSLFTKIGIKSACPTVIWCENSRARQLASNSVFHSRTKHIEIDVHFTIDKVLDKEIEVRYIPSSEHTSHILTKSLSITSFHHLKNKLPISHSPLHSLRGRVEMKYEDVAQMQNYTDVDEEDD; encoded by the coding sequence ATGTATCGCAGCACCATAGGAGCACTCAAATATCTCACACTTAGCAGACCTGATATTGCTTTCTCAGTAAAAAAACTGAGCCAGTTTCTACAAGCACCAACTCAAAATCAATGGAAGGCTTGCGAAAGAATACTTAGATATCTAGTAGGAACAATAGGTGAAGGAATTTGGTTCACACCAGCTCTAAGTACAACCATAGAAAGTTTAAGTGATTCTGATTGGGCAAGCTCTTTGGATGATCGAAAATCAACCACGGGCTACTGTGTATACTTTGGTGGCAACTTATTTAGCTTGAGTTCAAGGAAGCACAAATCAGTGGCTCGATCAAGCACCGTAGCAGAGTACAGAGCTCTGGCGCAAGCATGTACTGAAGTGGTATGGCTCCAATCTTTGTTCACGAAAATTGGAATTAAGAGTGCATGTCCTACTGTCATATGGTGCGAAAATTCAAGAGCTCGTCAATTGGCATCGAATTCTGTTTTTCACTCACGAACGAAGCACATCGAAATCGATGTCCATTTCACCATAGACAAAGTACTCGACAAAGAAATTGAGGTGAGGTACATTCCTTCAAGTGAACATACTTCACACATACTTACTAAATCATTATCTATCACTAGCTTCCATCATCTAAAGAACAAGCTACCTATTAGTCATTCACCACTACATAGCTTGAGGGGGCGTGTTGAAATGAAATATGAGGATGTGGCACAAATGCAAAATTATACGGATGTTGATGAGGAAGATGATTGA
- the LOC133798266 gene encoding PHD finger protein ALFIN-LIKE 2-like, protein MASAISSRPRTVEDIFKDYTARRSALIRALTSDVDAFYALCDPEKDNLCFYGHPNETWEVGLPAEEVPPELPEPALGINFARDGMKRKDWLSLVAVHTDSWLLSVAFYFGARLNRNERKRLFSLINDLPTLFEVVTGRKASKDKPSLDSGSKSRNSMKRSNDRQIKSNTKLLDEEEDEHGDTLCGSCGSNYNGDEFWIGCDICERWFHGKCVKITPAKAESIKEYKCPYCSTKKIKQ, encoded by the exons ATGGCTTCCGCCATTTCTTCCAGACCTCGCACTGTTGAAGACATCTTCAAGGACTACACCGCTCGTCGTTCCGCTCTTATTCGCGCTCTCACTTCCG ATGTGGATGCATTCTATGCCCTCTGTGATCCAG AGAAGGACAATTTATGCTTTTATGGACACCCAAATGAGACGTGGGAAGTTGGTCTCCCAGCTGAGGAGGTTCCTCCTGAGCTTCCTGAACCGGCATTGGGCATAAATTTTGCCAGAGATGGGATGAAACGTAAAGATTGGCTTTCCTTGGTGGCGGTTCATACTGATTCCTGGTTGCTCTCGGTGGCTTTCTACTTCGGTGCTCGGCTTAATCGCAATGAGAG GAAGCGTCTATTCAGCTTAATAAATGATCTGCCCACACTATTTGAAGTCGTAACAGGAAGGAAGGCATCAAAGGATAAACCTAGTTTGGATAGTGGAAGCAAGTCCAGAAACAGTATGAAG AGATCAAATGACAGACAAATCAAGAGCAATACTAAGTTACTTGACGAGGAGGAGGACGAACACGGTGACACCCTATGCGGAAGCTGTGGTTCAAATTACAATGGTGACGAGTTTTGGATTGGTTGCGACATCTGTGAAAGGTGGTTCCATGGAAAATGTGTGAAGATCACACCAGCTAAAGCAGAAAGTATTAAGGAGTACAAATGTCCATATTGCAGCACAAAGAAAATCAAGCAGTAG